The following are from one region of the Lynx canadensis isolate LIC74 chromosome D4, mLynCan4.pri.v2, whole genome shotgun sequence genome:
- the S1PR3 gene encoding sphingosine 1-phosphate receptor 3 isoform X2 has protein sequence MPWPGSRPGPPPKPEPGLFLWKWTCPGRPLVAPGAEPRFIVLENLMVLIAIWRNNKFHNRMYFFIGNLALCDLLAGIAYKVNILMSGKRTLSLSPTVWFLREGSMFVALGASTCSLLAIAIERHLTMIKMRPYDANKKHRVFLLIGMCWLIALSLGALPILGWNCVHDLPDCSTILPLYSKKYIAFCISIFTAILVTIVILYARIYFLVKSSSRRVASPHNSERSMALLRTVVIVVSVFIACWSPLFILFLVDVACRVKECAVLFKAQWFIMLAVLNSAMNPVIYTLASKEMRRAFFRLVCTCLVRGRGARSSPTQPALDPSRSKSSGSNNSSPSPKSKEDPPQRVASPCITDGNKTLQNGILCK, from the exons ATGCCCTGGCCGGGGTCCCGCCCGGGGCCACCTCCGAAGCCTGAGCCGGGGCTTTTTCTCTGGAAATGGACGTGCCCAGGGCGCCCTCTGGTGGCTCCCGGAGCTGAGCCTCG CTTCATCGTGCTGGAGAACCTCATGGTTTTGATCGCCATCTGGAGAAACAATAAGTTCCACAACCGCATGTACTTCTTCATCGGCAACCTGGCCCTCTGTGACCTGCTGGCCGGCATCGCCTACAAGGTCAACATCCTGATGTCGGGCAAGCGGACGCTGAGCCTGTCCCCGACGGTCTGGTTCCTGCGGGAAGGAAGCATGTTTGTGGCCCTCGGGGCGTCCACCTGCAGCTTGCTGGCCATCGCCATCGAGCGGCACCTGACGATGATCAAGATGCGGCCGTACGACGCCAACAAGAAGCACCGCGTGTTTCTTCTGATCGGGATGTGCTGGCTCATCGCGCTCTCGCTGGGCGCCTTGCCCATCCTGGGCTGGAACTGTGTGCACGACCTCCCCGACTGTTCCACCATCCTGCCCCTCTACTCCAAGAAGTACATCGCGTTCTGTATCAGCATCTTCACGGCCATCCTGGTGACCATCGTCATCCTGTACGCCCGCATCTACTTCCTGGTGAAGTCCAGCAGCCGCAGGGTGGCCAGCCCCCACAACTCGGAGCGCTCCATGGCCCTGCTGCGGACCGTGGTCATCGTGGTGAGCGTGTTCATCGCCTGCTGGTCCCCACTCTTCATCCTCTTCCTCGTCGACGTGGCCTGCAGGGTGAAGGAGTGCGCCGTCCTGTTCAAGGCCCAGTGGTTCATCATGCTGGCCGTGCTCAACTCCGCCATGAACCCCGTCATCTACACGCTGGCCAGCAAGGAGATGCGGCGGGCTTTCTTCCGGCTGGTCTGCACCTGCCTGGTCCGGGGCCGTGGCGCCCGCTCCTCGCCCACCCAGCCTGCCCTCGATCCCAGCAGAAGCAAGTCCAGCGGCAGCAACAACAGCAGCCCCTCGCCGAAGAGCAAGGAAGACCCTCCCCAGAGAGTCGCCTCACCCTGCATCACCGACGGAAACAAAACCCTGCAGAACGGGATTCTCTGCAAGTGA
- the S1PR3 gene encoding sphingosine 1-phosphate receptor 3 isoform X1, which translates to MAASVLAPRPRPSPGNETLHQHYNYVGKLEGRLKEAPEGSTLTTVLFLVICSFIVLENLMVLIAIWRNNKFHNRMYFFIGNLALCDLLAGIAYKVNILMSGKRTLSLSPTVWFLREGSMFVALGASTCSLLAIAIERHLTMIKMRPYDANKKHRVFLLIGMCWLIALSLGALPILGWNCVHDLPDCSTILPLYSKKYIAFCISIFTAILVTIVILYARIYFLVKSSSRRVASPHNSERSMALLRTVVIVVSVFIACWSPLFILFLVDVACRVKECAVLFKAQWFIMLAVLNSAMNPVIYTLASKEMRRAFFRLVCTCLVRGRGARSSPTQPALDPSRSKSSGSNNSSPSPKSKEDPPQRVASPCITDGNKTLQNGILCK; encoded by the coding sequence ATGGCGGCCTCTGTCCTCGCGCCGCGCCCCAGGCCCTCCCCCGGGAACGAGACCCTGCACCAGCACTACAACTACGTGGGCAAGCTGGAGGGCAGGCTGAAGGAGGCCCCCGAGGGCAGCACGCTGACCACCGTGCTGTTCCTGGTCATTTGCAGCTTCATCGTGCTGGAGAACCTCATGGTTTTGATCGCCATCTGGAGAAACAATAAGTTCCACAACCGCATGTACTTCTTCATCGGCAACCTGGCCCTCTGTGACCTGCTGGCCGGCATCGCCTACAAGGTCAACATCCTGATGTCGGGCAAGCGGACGCTGAGCCTGTCCCCGACGGTCTGGTTCCTGCGGGAAGGAAGCATGTTTGTGGCCCTCGGGGCGTCCACCTGCAGCTTGCTGGCCATCGCCATCGAGCGGCACCTGACGATGATCAAGATGCGGCCGTACGACGCCAACAAGAAGCACCGCGTGTTTCTTCTGATCGGGATGTGCTGGCTCATCGCGCTCTCGCTGGGCGCCTTGCCCATCCTGGGCTGGAACTGTGTGCACGACCTCCCCGACTGTTCCACCATCCTGCCCCTCTACTCCAAGAAGTACATCGCGTTCTGTATCAGCATCTTCACGGCCATCCTGGTGACCATCGTCATCCTGTACGCCCGCATCTACTTCCTGGTGAAGTCCAGCAGCCGCAGGGTGGCCAGCCCCCACAACTCGGAGCGCTCCATGGCCCTGCTGCGGACCGTGGTCATCGTGGTGAGCGTGTTCATCGCCTGCTGGTCCCCACTCTTCATCCTCTTCCTCGTCGACGTGGCCTGCAGGGTGAAGGAGTGCGCCGTCCTGTTCAAGGCCCAGTGGTTCATCATGCTGGCCGTGCTCAACTCCGCCATGAACCCCGTCATCTACACGCTGGCCAGCAAGGAGATGCGGCGGGCTTTCTTCCGGCTGGTCTGCACCTGCCTGGTCCGGGGCCGTGGCGCCCGCTCCTCGCCCACCCAGCCTGCCCTCGATCCCAGCAGAAGCAAGTCCAGCGGCAGCAACAACAGCAGCCCCTCGCCGAAGAGCAAGGAAGACCCTCCCCAGAGAGTCGCCTCACCCTGCATCACCGACGGAAACAAAACCCTGCAGAACGGGATTCTCTGCAAGTGA